A single window of bacterium DNA harbors:
- a CDS encoding choice-of-anchor D domain-containing protein, whose product MRRLGSTCRVDTWSAPFQRTLALSLVTMLLAAAAGGSVLADELPWTDWVYAYGGSQGDWCKSVIETSDGSFLMAGDTESFGNGSSDGWLVKVDADGNTEWSQTYGGPDIDRFRSVVEVESSGGYVAVGYRDVPGEILYDAWVVRVDSFGQAIYESTYGGTGRDEANHVIVTSGNNVIVAAEADGGVAGVGYGVPWLFELDDSGNTQWSTKFTQVLEGRAMIVAHDHGNLAVGGTVVDESGKGNCWLAQVDLNGNLNWDATYPAAYGSNLTGLAVHPTRGYVLSGNVIINAGGVIESHYPRVLETPGQGIVAWDSTYAGYEGKWVNSLAPTPEGGYSLAGEDWPSAWLLVIDEWGGPVWDYRIPDAQRGYAHTVTSDGGYAVTGYTTYIGTWVADFFLAKVVTSECVVSPARIDFDDVLVSTSRDESFEIRNDYADAQLDGLVSSDSPEFEIVAGEGPFSILPGNSLTVTVRFQPPDIGWYEGTIETGLDLCSDVGCKGYGASQCVVEPSVFNFEETCSYADTTFTIRNIGYTPLDGNVALPAGDFWIVDGEGPFSIEPGGSLVVTVRFEPLSEGSHHDTVTTGTDMCNVYLNGSSPCQCGVSATDLDFHTHTVGNATDLDFTIRSCSGVQLSGTITESCDHFQIIQGEGPYLLDPGDMLTVTVRYEPTEEGSHECLVSLGEALCSDVMCTGTAVPPGTEVLDPMPSFPEKATLRNRPNPFNPTTLIEYSIPTAGHVQLDVYDVFGRCVSTLANGYREAGRYEAHWSPNAQDGRGLPSGMFLCRLVAPGEILTLRMVLVR is encoded by the coding sequence ATGAGAAGGCTCGGAAGTACCTGTAGAGTGGACACCTGGTCCGCCCCTTTCCAGCGCACCCTCGCACTGAGCCTGGTTACGATGCTCCTCGCCGCCGCGGCGGGCGGTTCGGTCCTCGCCGACGAGCTCCCCTGGACGGACTGGGTGTACGCCTACGGAGGTTCCCAAGGTGATTGGTGCAAATCGGTCATCGAGACCTCAGACGGCAGCTTTCTCATGGCTGGCGATACGGAGTCGTTCGGCAACGGGAGTTCCGACGGGTGGCTGGTAAAGGTCGATGCGGACGGGAACACCGAGTGGAGCCAGACCTACGGCGGTCCGGACATCGACCGCTTCCGGTCGGTGGTCGAGGTGGAGAGCTCGGGAGGCTACGTGGCGGTCGGTTACCGCGATGTCCCGGGTGAGATTCTTTACGACGCCTGGGTAGTCCGAGTGGACTCGTTCGGTCAGGCGATCTACGAATCCACCTACGGCGGAACGGGTCGAGACGAGGCGAACCACGTCATCGTGACGAGTGGGAACAACGTGATCGTCGCCGCCGAGGCCGACGGCGGGGTTGCTGGCGTCGGCTACGGCGTGCCCTGGCTCTTCGAGCTCGACGACTCGGGCAACACTCAGTGGAGCACGAAGTTCACGCAGGTCTTGGAAGGGCGTGCCATGATCGTGGCCCACGATCATGGGAATCTCGCAGTCGGCGGCACGGTCGTCGACGAGTCAGGGAAAGGTAACTGCTGGCTCGCCCAAGTGGACCTCAACGGGAACCTGAACTGGGACGCGACCTACCCCGCCGCCTACGGCTCGAATCTTACGGGGCTCGCCGTGCACCCGACCCGCGGCTACGTGCTGTCCGGAAACGTAATCATTAATGCCGGGGGTGTGATCGAATCACACTACCCCCGCGTGCTCGAAACCCCAGGGCAGGGGATAGTCGCGTGGGACTCGACCTACGCCGGTTACGAAGGCAAGTGGGTGAACTCCTTGGCCCCCACCCCCGAAGGCGGTTATTCACTGGCCGGGGAGGACTGGCCATCGGCCTGGCTGCTCGTCATCGACGAATGGGGGGGGCCGGTCTGGGACTACAGGATCCCCGATGCGCAGCGGGGCTACGCGCATACGGTCACCTCCGACGGGGGCTACGCCGTGACGGGTTACACCACCTACATCGGCACTTGGGTCGCCGATTTCTTCCTCGCAAAGGTCGTTACCTCGGAATGCGTCGTCTCCCCGGCACGGATCGACTTCGATGATGTCTTGGTGTCGACGAGTCGGGACGAGAGCTTCGAGATCCGCAACGACTACGCCGACGCGCAGCTTGACGGGTTGGTCTCCTCGGACAGTCCGGAGTTCGAGATCGTAGCGGGCGAGGGCCCGTTCAGCATACTTCCGGGCAACTCGCTCACGGTGACGGTGCGTTTCCAGCCGCCCGACATCGGATGGTACGAGGGTACGATCGAAACGGGGCTGGATCTGTGCTCCGACGTGGGGTGCAAGGGTTACGGGGCATCCCAGTGCGTTGTCGAACCTTCAGTCTTCAACTTCGAAGAAACCTGCAGTTATGCGGACACCACCTTCACGATCCGCAACATCGGCTACACGCCCCTGGACGGCAACGTAGCCCTGCCGGCAGGCGACTTCTGGATCGTCGACGGCGAGGGGCCGTTCAGTATCGAGCCGGGAGGCTCGCTCGTGGTCACCGTCCGTTTCGAACCACTGTCGGAAGGCTCGCACCACGACACCGTGACGACGGGAACGGATATGTGCAATGTATATCTCAACGGGAGCTCGCCGTGTCAATGCGGGGTCTCCGCGACGGACCTCGACTTCCATACTCACACGGTCGGCAACGCCACCGACCTGGATTTCACGATACGCAGCTGTAGCGGCGTTCAGCTCAGCGGCACGATCACCGAGTCGTGCGACCACTTCCAGATCATCCAAGGAGAGGGCCCCTATTTACTGGACCCAGGAGACATGCTGACGGTGACTGTGCGCTACGAGCCAACCGAGGAGGGTTCGCACGAATGTCTCGTGAGCCTCGGGGAGGCGCTGTGCAGTGACGTGATGTGTACAGGGACGGCTGTACCTCCAGGGACGGAGGTGCTCGACCCGATGCCCTCGTTTCCCGAAAAAGCAACGCTCCGCAATCGGCCGAACCCCTTCAATCCGACCACGCTGATCGAGTACTCGATTCCGACCGCCGGTCACGTGCAACTCGACGTCTACGACGTGTTCGGCAGGTGCGTGAGCACGCTCGCGAACGGATATCGGGAAGCGGGCCGATACGAGGCCCACTGGAGCCCGAACGCGCAGGACGGACGAGGACTGCCGAGCGGCATGTTCCTCTGCCGCCTGGTCGCGCCAGGCGAGATCCTGACACTGAGGATGGTGCTGGTGCGCTGA